A part of Cydia strobilella chromosome 15, ilCydStro3.1, whole genome shotgun sequence genomic DNA contains:
- the LOC134748033 gene encoding REST corepressor 1 isoform X3: protein MVLAERSNDVRNGKRSRGPSPNGHGSPDSSSEDENVVPFAAEKIRVGRDYQAVCPELEPLEQRRPELISDRALLVWSPTCDISDSKLDEYITIAKEKYGYNGEQALGMLFWHKHDLNRASMDLANFTPFPDEWTVEDKVLFEQAFQFHGKSFHRIRQMLPDKSIASLVKYYYSWKKTRARTSLMDVVGEGRTATGSGTGKRESGAGSEPGGSDKESDNDEKGENGGEGAGKWCSVCGIQCSQTTAHNSQKLCQACLVHARRTGTMRPLCGPSGRRGPGSKQQRYKHRLPRGIYINHDDLVAMATGPQPGEPSQPGLVNQGEAMLKAMDREIISLKRQVQQNKQQLSAMKRKVGDSGVEELRPGEPPAKINSRWTNDELLMAVTAVRKYGKDFQAIAETLGTKTEAHVRTFFISYRRRYNLDAVLREHEADRGNANHIPAGTTSAENAESAVDNANANNGTSSPQITSKDEKTEVDSEGVAIGAPAEQGGPPTTPPKHKPTK, encoded by the exons ATGGTTCTGGCGGAACGAAGTAATGATGTTCGAAACGGGAAGCGGTCGAGAGGGCCTAGCCCCAATGGCCATGGAAGTCCAGATTCCAGTTCTGAGGATGAAAAtg TAGTGCCATTTGCAGCTGAGAAGATAAGAGTAGGACGGGATTACCAGGCAGTGTGCCCCGAGCTCGAACCCTTGGAACAGCGAAGACCTGAACTAATTTCTGACAGAGCGTTGCTTGTGTGGTCACCTACTTGTGACATATCTGATTCCAAAT TGGATGAATACATAACTATAGCTAAAGAAAAATATGGATATAATGGTGAACAAGCACTTGGTATGTTATTCTGGCATAAACATGACTTAAATCGGGCCTCAATGGATTTGGCAAACTTCACACCCTTTCCGGATGAGTGGACAGTGGAGGATAAAGTGCTGTTTGAGCAAGCATTCCAGTTTCATGGCAAAAGTTTTCACAGAATAAGGCAGATG TTACCTGACAAATCAATAGCGTCATTAGTTAAATATTACTATTCATGGAAAAAAACAAGAGCACGGACTTCACTGATGGATGTGGTTGGTGAAGGACGCACAGCTACAGGATCAGGCACAGGCAAGCGGGAGTCCGGTGCTGGGTCAGAGCCTGGAGGCTCAGACAAGGAGTCTGACAATGATGAGAAG GGCGAGAACGGCGGCGAGGGCGCGGGCAAGTGGTGCTCGGTGTGCGGCATTCAATGCTCCCAGACCACGGCGCACAACTCGCAAAAGCTGTGTCAGGCCTGCCTCGTGCACGCCAG ACGCACGGGGACGATGAGACCGCTCTGTGGGCCGTCGGGGCGGCGCGGGCCCGGCTCCAAACAGCAGCGATACAAGCACCGGCTGCCGAGAGGCATTTACATCAATCATGATGATCTGGTGGCCATGGCGACCGGCCCGCAGCCCGGCGAGCCTTCGCAGCCCGGGCTCGTCAATCAGGGCGAGGCGATGCTCAAAGCCATGGACAGAGAAATTATATCTCTCAAGAGACAA GTGCAACAGAATAAGCAGCAATTGAGTGCAATGAAGCGTAAAGTTGGAGACAGTGGCGTTGAGGAACTGAGGCCTGGTGAGCCTCCGGCCAAAATTAACTCACGTTGGACTAATGATGAGCTATTAATGGCTGTGACAGCAGTTCGGAAATACG GCAAAGACTTCCAGGCCATCGCAGAGACACTGGGCACGAAGACCGAAGCGCACGTACGCACGTTCTTCATctcgtatcgtcgacgatataaccTGGACGCCGTGCTGCGAGAGCACGAGGCGGACCGCGGCAACGCCAACCACATACCCGCAG GAACCACAAGCGCAGAAAACGCTGAAAGTGCCGTTGATAACGCTAATGCTAACAATGGGACATCTTCCCCGCAAATCACATCTAAGGATGAAAAA ACAGAAGTAGACAGCGAGGGCGTGGCCATCGGCGCGCCGGCGGAGCAGGGCGGCCCGCCCACCACGCCGCCCAAGCACAAGCCCACCAAGTGA
- the LOC134748033 gene encoding REST corepressor 3 isoform X1 yields MVLAERSNDVRNGKRSRGPSPNGHGSPDSSSEDENVVPFAAEKIRVGRDYQAVCPELEPLEQRRPELISDRALLVWSPTCDISDSKLDEYITIAKEKYGYNGEQALGMLFWHKHDLNRASMDLANFTPFPDEWTVEDKVLFEQAFQFHGKSFHRIRQMLPDKSIASLVKYYYSWKKTRARTSLMDVVGEGRTATGSGTGKRESGAGSEPGGSDKESDNDEKKWTIHRGIVRGSRSPGPATRSEHSGSQGAQGENGGEGAGKWCSVCGIQCSQTTAHNSQKLCQACLVHARRTGTMRPLCGPSGRRGPGSKQQRYKHRLPRGIYINHDDLVAMATGPQPGEPSQPGLVNQGEAMLKAMDREIISLKRQVQQNKQQLSAMKRKVGDSGVEELRPGEPPAKINSRWTNDELLMAVTAVRKYGKDFQAIAETLGTKTEAHVRTFFISYRRRYNLDAVLREHEADRGNANHIPAGTTSAENAESAVDNANANNGTSSPQITSKDEKTEVDSEGVAIGAPAEQGGPPTTPPKHKPTK; encoded by the exons ATGGTTCTGGCGGAACGAAGTAATGATGTTCGAAACGGGAAGCGGTCGAGAGGGCCTAGCCCCAATGGCCATGGAAGTCCAGATTCCAGTTCTGAGGATGAAAAtg TAGTGCCATTTGCAGCTGAGAAGATAAGAGTAGGACGGGATTACCAGGCAGTGTGCCCCGAGCTCGAACCCTTGGAACAGCGAAGACCTGAACTAATTTCTGACAGAGCGTTGCTTGTGTGGTCACCTACTTGTGACATATCTGATTCCAAAT TGGATGAATACATAACTATAGCTAAAGAAAAATATGGATATAATGGTGAACAAGCACTTGGTATGTTATTCTGGCATAAACATGACTTAAATCGGGCCTCAATGGATTTGGCAAACTTCACACCCTTTCCGGATGAGTGGACAGTGGAGGATAAAGTGCTGTTTGAGCAAGCATTCCAGTTTCATGGCAAAAGTTTTCACAGAATAAGGCAGATG TTACCTGACAAATCAATAGCGTCATTAGTTAAATATTACTATTCATGGAAAAAAACAAGAGCACGGACTTCACTGATGGATGTGGTTGGTGAAGGACGCACAGCTACAGGATCAGGCACAGGCAAGCGGGAGTCCGGTGCTGGGTCAGAGCCTGGAGGCTCAGACAAGGAGTCTGACAATGATGAGAAG AAGTGGACTATCCATCGAGGTATTGTCCGCGGGAGCAGGTCGCCAGGCCCGGCGACGCGCAGCGAGCACAGCGGCTCGCAAGGCGCCCAG GGCGAGAACGGCGGCGAGGGCGCGGGCAAGTGGTGCTCGGTGTGCGGCATTCAATGCTCCCAGACCACGGCGCACAACTCGCAAAAGCTGTGTCAGGCCTGCCTCGTGCACGCCAG ACGCACGGGGACGATGAGACCGCTCTGTGGGCCGTCGGGGCGGCGCGGGCCCGGCTCCAAACAGCAGCGATACAAGCACCGGCTGCCGAGAGGCATTTACATCAATCATGATGATCTGGTGGCCATGGCGACCGGCCCGCAGCCCGGCGAGCCTTCGCAGCCCGGGCTCGTCAATCAGGGCGAGGCGATGCTCAAAGCCATGGACAGAGAAATTATATCTCTCAAGAGACAA GTGCAACAGAATAAGCAGCAATTGAGTGCAATGAAGCGTAAAGTTGGAGACAGTGGCGTTGAGGAACTGAGGCCTGGTGAGCCTCCGGCCAAAATTAACTCACGTTGGACTAATGATGAGCTATTAATGGCTGTGACAGCAGTTCGGAAATACG GCAAAGACTTCCAGGCCATCGCAGAGACACTGGGCACGAAGACCGAAGCGCACGTACGCACGTTCTTCATctcgtatcgtcgacgatataaccTGGACGCCGTGCTGCGAGAGCACGAGGCGGACCGCGGCAACGCCAACCACATACCCGCAG GAACCACAAGCGCAGAAAACGCTGAAAGTGCCGTTGATAACGCTAATGCTAACAATGGGACATCTTCCCCGCAAATCACATCTAAGGATGAAAAA ACAGAAGTAGACAGCGAGGGCGTGGCCATCGGCGCGCCGGCGGAGCAGGGCGGCCCGCCCACCACGCCGCCCAAGCACAAGCCCACCAAGTGA
- the LOC134748033 gene encoding REST corepressor 3 isoform X2: MVLAERSNDVRNGKRSRGPSPNGHGSPDSSSEDENAEKIRVGRDYQAVCPELEPLEQRRPELISDRALLVWSPTCDISDSKLDEYITIAKEKYGYNGEQALGMLFWHKHDLNRASMDLANFTPFPDEWTVEDKVLFEQAFQFHGKSFHRIRQMLPDKSIASLVKYYYSWKKTRARTSLMDVVGEGRTATGSGTGKRESGAGSEPGGSDKESDNDEKKWTIHRGIVRGSRSPGPATRSEHSGSQGAQGENGGEGAGKWCSVCGIQCSQTTAHNSQKLCQACLVHARRTGTMRPLCGPSGRRGPGSKQQRYKHRLPRGIYINHDDLVAMATGPQPGEPSQPGLVNQGEAMLKAMDREIISLKRQVQQNKQQLSAMKRKVGDSGVEELRPGEPPAKINSRWTNDELLMAVTAVRKYGKDFQAIAETLGTKTEAHVRTFFISYRRRYNLDAVLREHEADRGNANHIPAGTTSAENAESAVDNANANNGTSSPQITSKDEKTEVDSEGVAIGAPAEQGGPPTTPPKHKPTK, from the exons ATGGTTCTGGCGGAACGAAGTAATGATGTTCGAAACGGGAAGCGGTCGAGAGGGCCTAGCCCCAATGGCCATGGAAGTCCAGATTCCAGTTCTGAGGATGAAAAtg CTGAGAAGATAAGAGTAGGACGGGATTACCAGGCAGTGTGCCCCGAGCTCGAACCCTTGGAACAGCGAAGACCTGAACTAATTTCTGACAGAGCGTTGCTTGTGTGGTCACCTACTTGTGACATATCTGATTCCAAAT TGGATGAATACATAACTATAGCTAAAGAAAAATATGGATATAATGGTGAACAAGCACTTGGTATGTTATTCTGGCATAAACATGACTTAAATCGGGCCTCAATGGATTTGGCAAACTTCACACCCTTTCCGGATGAGTGGACAGTGGAGGATAAAGTGCTGTTTGAGCAAGCATTCCAGTTTCATGGCAAAAGTTTTCACAGAATAAGGCAGATG TTACCTGACAAATCAATAGCGTCATTAGTTAAATATTACTATTCATGGAAAAAAACAAGAGCACGGACTTCACTGATGGATGTGGTTGGTGAAGGACGCACAGCTACAGGATCAGGCACAGGCAAGCGGGAGTCCGGTGCTGGGTCAGAGCCTGGAGGCTCAGACAAGGAGTCTGACAATGATGAGAAG AAGTGGACTATCCATCGAGGTATTGTCCGCGGGAGCAGGTCGCCAGGCCCGGCGACGCGCAGCGAGCACAGCGGCTCGCAAGGCGCCCAG GGCGAGAACGGCGGCGAGGGCGCGGGCAAGTGGTGCTCGGTGTGCGGCATTCAATGCTCCCAGACCACGGCGCACAACTCGCAAAAGCTGTGTCAGGCCTGCCTCGTGCACGCCAG ACGCACGGGGACGATGAGACCGCTCTGTGGGCCGTCGGGGCGGCGCGGGCCCGGCTCCAAACAGCAGCGATACAAGCACCGGCTGCCGAGAGGCATTTACATCAATCATGATGATCTGGTGGCCATGGCGACCGGCCCGCAGCCCGGCGAGCCTTCGCAGCCCGGGCTCGTCAATCAGGGCGAGGCGATGCTCAAAGCCATGGACAGAGAAATTATATCTCTCAAGAGACAA GTGCAACAGAATAAGCAGCAATTGAGTGCAATGAAGCGTAAAGTTGGAGACAGTGGCGTTGAGGAACTGAGGCCTGGTGAGCCTCCGGCCAAAATTAACTCACGTTGGACTAATGATGAGCTATTAATGGCTGTGACAGCAGTTCGGAAATACG GCAAAGACTTCCAGGCCATCGCAGAGACACTGGGCACGAAGACCGAAGCGCACGTACGCACGTTCTTCATctcgtatcgtcgacgatataaccTGGACGCCGTGCTGCGAGAGCACGAGGCGGACCGCGGCAACGCCAACCACATACCCGCAG GAACCACAAGCGCAGAAAACGCTGAAAGTGCCGTTGATAACGCTAATGCTAACAATGGGACATCTTCCCCGCAAATCACATCTAAGGATGAAAAA ACAGAAGTAGACAGCGAGGGCGTGGCCATCGGCGCGCCGGCGGAGCAGGGCGGCCCGCCCACCACGCCGCCCAAGCACAAGCCCACCAAGTGA